One segment of Ipomoea triloba cultivar NCNSP0323 chromosome 12, ASM357664v1 DNA contains the following:
- the LOC115998973 gene encoding light-inducible protein CPRF2-like — MERVFSVDEIADQFWSQPPILLSQAAELDLGSSSATMMNRSSSEWAFQRFLQEASVVDHNSSPPPPLSSSAAAAVAASSTSISQSEQVPPDEFLEIKQQSLAPNRNSSFRQNNLGTATATATNSKSTSNNVTSFGSTHASDIPDNSEKYQAFLKSRLDLACAAVASRAKYLRPQDSTPMTPGMGSSVSNTLQPESQVPPKGSEHDSLKGQEEGGAPTGIPSLPAVQKKSSGQVRSTSSGSEQSDDDEAEGEGEAETNQKMDPADAKRVRRMLSNRESARRSRRRKQAHLTELDTQVSQLKIENSSLLKRLTDISQKFNEAAVDNRVLKADVETLRAKVKMAEETVKSVTGLSPLFQAMADISTMGMQSFAGNPTDRSIGAALPVQNDPNHHSYYQSPSGVHFQPHDPIIQNGLVDIPPMDNVLQVPATATVGANGIGRATAVPPATVGASGLGRATAVPPATVMASGIGRATAVPPATVMASGIGRATAVPPATVGASGIGRATAVSPATVGGSGIGRATAGSPATGGASGIGGATAGSTHPVVSMEHFQKH; from the exons ATGGAAAGGGTGTTTTCTGTGGACGAAATCGCCGACCAGTTCTGGTCGCAGCCGCCGATTCTGCTCTCTCAGGCGGCGGAGCTCGACCTAGGTTCCTCCTCCGCTACTATGATGAATCGCAGCTCCTCCGAGTGGGCCTTCCAACGCTTTCTCCAGGAGGCCTCCGTCGTTGATCACAACTCTTCTCCACCACCTCCGCTTTCTTcttctgctgctgctgctgttgctgcTTCCTCTACCTCTATTTCGCAATCGGAGCAAGTTCCTCCGGACGAATTTCTCGAGATCAAGCAGCAGAGCCTCGCTCCCAATCGGAATTCGAGTTTCCGTCAGAATAACTTGGGAACGGCGACGGCGACGGCGACGAATAGTAAGAGTACTAGTAACAACGTGACTTCGTTCGGATCGACACATGCATCGGATATTCCGGATAATTCCGAGAAGTACCAGGCATTCCTCAAAAGCCGTCTCGATTTAGCTTGCGCCGCGGTAGCTTCCCGT GCAAAGTACTTGAGGCCTCAAGATTCAACCCCCATGACGCCTGGTATGGGATCATCGGTCTCCAATACACTGCAACCAGAGTCACAGGTGCCTCCTAAAG GATCTGAGCATGATTCACTGAAGGGGCAAGAGGAGGGTGGAGCACCAACTGGCATACCCTCCTTGCCTGCAGTGCAGAAGAAATCTAGTGGACAGGTTCGGTCAACAAGTAGCGGCTCAGAACAGTCAGATGATGATGAAGCTGAAGGGGAAGGTGAAGCTGAAACAAATCAGAAGATGGATCCAGCAGATGCAAAACGCGTAAGGAG AATGTTATCCAATAGAGAATCAGCTAGACGTTCTAGGAGAAGAAAGCAGGCCCATCTGACAGAACTAGATACACAG GTCTCTcagttgaaaattgaaaactcCTCATTACTGAAGCGCTTGACAGACATAAGCCAAAAATTCAATGAGGCTGCAGTTGACAATAGAGTCTTGAAAGCTGATGTTGAGACACTGAGAGCAAAG GTTAAGATGGCTGAAGAAACAGTTAAAAGCGTTACAGGTTTGAGTCCACTGTTTCAAGCTATGGCTGACATATCCACAATGGGCATGCAATCCTTTGCTGGCAATCCAACTGACAGATCAATTGGTGCTGCTCTCCCTGTTCAAAATGACCCCAATCATCATAGCTATTATCAATCTCCTTCAGGTGTTCACTTTCAGCCCCATGATCCCATAATCCAGAACGGCCTGGTAGACATTCCACCAATGGATAATGTGCTGCAGGTCCCAGCTACAGCAACAGTTGGGGCTAATGGAATAGGGAGAGCAACTGCAGTACCACCCGCAACAGTTGGGGCTAGCGGGTTAGGGAGAGCAACTGCTGTACCACCAGCAACAGTTATGGCGAGCGGGATAGGGAGAGCAACTGCAGTACCACCGGCAACAGTTATGGCTAGCGGGATAGGGAGAGCAACTGCAGTACCACCAGCAACAGTTGGGGCTAGCGGGATCGGGAGAGCAACTGCAGTATCACCAGCAACAGTTGGGGGTAGCGGGATCGGGAGAGCAACTGCGGGATCACCAGCAACAGGCGGGGCTAGCGGAATAGGGGGAGCAACTGCGGGATCAACACATCCAGTGGTGAGCATGGAACATTTCCAGAAGCACTAG